From one Musa acuminata AAA Group cultivar baxijiao chromosome BXJ2-6, Cavendish_Baxijiao_AAA, whole genome shotgun sequence genomic stretch:
- the LOC103989836 gene encoding F-box/kelch-repeat protein At2g44130-like: MRGREKRGRGMEGEECYKDLIPGLPDDIALDCLARVPLRFHPGLRLVCPRWRDLVTAPSFHRHRERIGVAEDLIFLVQAVVPVDKGSGSDEGEEEGKGGAAACRPPVYGLSAYNATLGSWHRVVTPEQVPLFAQVAAVGREVVLLGGWDRASLEPTAEVRVLDLATGGWRRGAAMKAARSFFACAAVEGRVYVAGGHDGQKNALRSAESYDPAADAWSALPEMGEERDECRGVAAGGRFWAVSGYGTEGQGRFVGAAEWYDAEAGTWTREEGLGEAGGATCVWVSGGRMWSLEGGGGVGGVREYEGSGKGWREVAPLPGGMRPCAAAAVSCAGERVFVVAAQAEAVAEAEVGGGGHRGWILEVGPQRWTRVVTPVSFTGFVFSAAAVRI, from the coding sequence ATGagaggaagagagaagagaggaagagggatGGAGGGAGAGGAGTGTTACAAGGATTTGATACCGGGTTTGCCGGATGACATAGCATTGGATTGCCTCGCCCGAGTCCCGCTCCGATTCCACCCGGGTCTCCGACTCGTCTGCCCCCGCTGGCGCGATCTGGTCACCGCCCCCTCCTTCCACCGCCACAGGGAACGCATCGGAGTGGCGGAGGACCTGATCTTCCTCGTCCAGGCCGTCGTCCCCGTCGACAAGGGCAGCGGTTCTgacgagggggaggaggaggggaagggtGGGGCCGCCGCTTGCCGGCCGCCGGTGTATGGGCTTAGCGCCTACAATGCGACGCTCGGGTCGTGGCACCGCGTGGTGACGCCAGAACAGGTGCCGCTCTTCGCGCAGGTCGCGGCGGTGGGGAGGGAGGTGGTCCTGCTGGGGGGCTGGGACCGAGCGAGCTTGGAACCGACGGCGGAGGTCCGGGTGCTGGACCTGGCGACGGGCGGGTGGCGTCGTGGGGCGGCGATGAAGGCGGCGAGGAGCTTCTTCGCGTGCGCGGCGGTGGAGGGGCGGGTGTACGTAGCGGGGGGCCACGACGGGCAGAAGAACGCACTGCGGTCGGCGGAGTCGTACGATCCGGCGGCGGACGCGTGGTCAGCGCTGCCGGAGATGGGGGAGGAGCGGGACGAGTGCCGGGGGGTGGCGGCGGGGGGGCGGTTCTGGGCGGTGAGCGGGTATGGAACGGAGGGGCAGGGCCGATTCGTGGGGGCGGCGGAGTGGTACGACGCGGAAGCGGGGACATGGACGAGGGAGGAGGGGctgggggaggcgggcggcgcgaCCTGCGTGTGGGTGTCTGGGGGCAGGATGTGGAGCCTGGAGGGCGGCGGTGGAGTCGGTGGCGTGAGGGAGTACGAGGGGAGCGGGAAGGGGTGGAGGGAGGTGGCCCCGCTGCCGGGAGGGATGAGGCCGTGCGCGGCGGCGGCCGTGAGCTGTGCCGGAGAGAGGGTGTTCGTGGTGGCGGCGCAGGCAGAGGCGGTGGCCGAGGCCGAGGTCGGCGGTGGGGGCCACCGCGGTTGGATTCTGGAGGTGGGGCCGCAGCGGTGGACGCGCGTGGTGACGCCGGTTAGCTTCACGGGTTTCGTCTTCTCAGCCGCAGCGGTCCGGATCTAA
- the LOC135615571 gene encoding leucine-rich repeat receptor protein kinase HPCA1-like isoform X2, producing the protein MECGSCLHGVGLGCLVCLLILALGTLFTSADTLPNEASALVGVASNWQNIPSTWAGEDPCSSHWDGVKCSNSHIISITLSNLGISGILSEEIEGLPELVHLELSYNADLNGPIPYSIGNLVKLQNLILVGCGFSGNIPAELGRLSSLLVLSLNSNHLHGPIPGALGNLSSVHWLDITDNMISGSIPVSDGTNLGLDMLTNCQHFHFGKNNLSGPIPPSLFHSEMKLLHVILDNNRLSGSIPTTIGLIRTLEAVRLDGNELSGNVPPNLNNLTRLVDLRLSNNQLTGPLPNLTGIDGLTYLDMSNNSFDESEVPSWFSTSQSLTTIILEYLSISGQIPTSLFVSQLQTARLRNNRFNGTLDLSGQISSRLSLVDLQHNNIQKINTGNYLQELILVDNPYCEEGESGSKYCTIPQQSSDTMYSTSTPNCRNSLCPLDQDMDSHCCCSCPYRGTIYFLLQNFSDINNSSHYFSLGTSLYNGCLEYQVPVSSVSVLNPYMNNDRYLQIDLKFFPDRKVYFDESEVFLISSLFNNQKFTVPPEFGPYSFRGKQYIFQGTVTGSKSKKGPPVIGATVGVIVLLSAIICLLILHKKRKAKEAASRFQFSGMWNLSTSSSSIPQLTAPRIFSFEEIRKCTKNFSEENCIGSGAYGKVYRGVLADGQVVAVKRAQQGSAQGNQEFKTEIEMLSRVHHKNLVSLVGLCIDHNEKIVVYEYVPNGTLRESLSGKSGIRMDWKRRLRVAHCAASGLAYLHELANPPIIHRDIKSNNILLDHRLNAKVSDFGLSRTLFDDAKGHITTQVKGTVGYLDPEYYMTQQLTEKSDVYSFGVLLLELVTARKPLEEGQYVVRQVKDAIDKQKNLLNLDELLDPTIATVSALRGLENFIDLAMKCVEDESRDRPSMSEVVKEIENIMQVADVNSTAESGSISPPFAGKSGGGLAGTGEDFEYSSDPFSPRTESK; encoded by the exons ATGGAGTGTGGTTCTTGTCTTCATGGTGTGGGACTGGGCTGTCTAGTTTGCTTACTGATCCTTGCGCTTGGGACTTTGTTCACTTCAGCAGATACACTTCCTAATGAAG CTTCTGCTCTGGTTGGTGTGGCTAGTAATTGGCAGAACATTCCAAGTACCTGGGCTGGTGAGGATCCTTGCAGCAGCCACTGGGATGGAGTCAAATGTTCAAATTCTCATATAATTTCAAT AACCTTATCAAACTTGGGCATAAGCGGGATTCTGTCTGAAGAAATTGAGGGTCTGCCAGAGTTGGTTCATTT GGAACTGTCGTATAATGCAGATTTGAATGGACCAATCCCCTATTCCATTGGGAATTTGGTGAAATTGCAAAATTT AATCCTTGTTGGTTGCGGATTTAGTGGCAACATTCCAGCAGAATTAGGAAGGCTATCGAGTCTATTGGTTTT ATCtctgaactccaaccatttacatgGACCAATTCCCGGAGCTCTTGGTAATTTGTCATCAGTGCACTGGCTGGATATTACTGATAATATGATTTCCGGATCGATCCCTGTCTCTGATGGCACAAATCTTGGTTTGGATATGTTAACTAACTGCCAGCACTT CCATTTTGGCAAGAACAACCTCTCTGGGCCAATTCCACCCAGTCTCTTCCATTCAGAAATGAAACTGCTACATGT GATTTTAGATAACAATCGTTTATCAGGAAGCATCCCAACAACAATCGGATTGATTAGAACTCTGGAAGCTGT GCGGCTTGACGGGAATGAACTCAGTGGAAATGTGCCTCCAAACCTCAACAACCTTACAAGATTGGTAGACCT GCGCCTGTCAAATAACCAACTTACTGGTCCCTTGCCAAATCTAACTGGAATAGATGGACTAACATATTT GGACATGAGTAACAACAGTTTTGACGAATCAGAAGTTCCATCCTGGTTTTCAACCTCTCAATCATTGACAACAAT AATCCTGGAGTACTTGTCTATTTCAGGGCAGATACCGACATCTCTATTTGTCTCACAATTGCAGACTGC GAGGCTTAGAAACAATCGCTTTAATGGCACTCTGGACCTCAGCGGCCAAATCAGCAGCCGGCTTTCACTTGTTGATTTGCAGCATAATAATATTCAGAAGATAAACACTGGAAATTACTTGCAAGAGCTAAT ACTTGTCGATAATCCATATTGTGAGGAAGGAGAATCAGGAAGCAAGTATTGCACAATTCCACAGCAATCCAGTGATACCATGTACTCCACCTCAACACCCAACTGCAGAAACAGTTTATGTCCTCTAGATCAAGATATGGACTCCCATTGCTGTTGTTCATGTCCATATAGGGGAACTATATATTTTCTGCTCCAAAATTTCTCTGACATTAATAATTCATCACACTACTTTTCTTTGGGAACTTCTTTATACAATGGATGTCTGGAATATCAAGTTCCTGTCAGCTCAGTTTCTGTCCTAAATCCTTACATGAACAATGACCGCTATCTTCAGATTGATTTGAAGTTCTTTCCAGATAGAAAAGTTTATTTTGATGAATCTGAGGTTTTCCTTATCTCATCTTTGTTCAACAATCAGAAGTTTACTGTTCCACCTGAATTCGGACCCTATTCTTTCAGAGGAAAACAATATATATTTCAAG GAACAGTAACTGGTTCAAAATCAAAAAAGGGTCCCCCTGTAATTGGTGCAACAGTTGGTGTAATTGTTCTTTTATCAGCAATAATATGTTTGCTCATTCTTCACAAGAAGAGAAAGGCTAAGGAGGCTGCCTCACGATTTCAATTTTCTG GAATGTGGAATCTCAGCACAAGTAGCAGTAGCATTCCACAGCTGACAGCGCCAAGAATTTTCTCATTTGAAGAGATAAGGAAATGCACCAAGAACTTCTCAGAAGAGAACTGTATCGGAAGTGGTGCTTATGGAAAG GTATACCGAGGAGTATTAGCTGATGGACAAGTTGTTGCCGTCAAAAGAGCTCAGCAGGGATCAGCACAAGGTAATCAGGAGTTCAAAACAGAGATTGAGATGCTGAGTAGGGTGCACCACAAAAACTTGGTCAGTCTTGTTGGTTTGTGCATCGACCACAATGAGAAAATAGTGGTGTATGAGTATGTTCCAAATGGCACTCTCAGGGAAAGCCTATCAG GTAAGTCTGGAATACGTATGGATTGGAAGAGGAGGCTTCGAGTTGCCCATTGTGCAGCCAGCGGTCTTGCCTATCTGCACGAGCTCGCAAACCCCCCCATCATTCACAGAGACATCAAGTCCAACAACATCCTTCTTGATCATCGTCTCAACGCAAAAGTCTCCGACTTTGGTCTCTCCAGAACATTGTTTGATGACGCTAAAGGCCACATTACTACGCAAGTCAAAGGCACAGTG GGTTACTTGGATCCCGAATACTACATGACGCAGCAGTTGACGGAGAAGAGCGACGTCTACAGCTTCGGCGTTCTACTGCTGGAGCTGGTGACTGCAAGAAAGCCATTAGAAGAAGGACAATACGTCGTGAGACAGGTGAAGGATGCTATAGACAAACAGAAGAATCTGTTGAATCTTGATGAGCTTCTCGATCCGACGATTGCTACTGTCAGTGCCTTACGTGGGTTGGAAAACTTCATCGACTTGGCAATGAAGTGCGTGGAGGATGAAAGCCGAGACCGGCCTTCGATGAGCGAGGTGGTGAAGGAAATCGAGAACATCATGCAGGTGGCGGACGTAAACTCCACTGCGGAGTCTGGATCGATTTCTCCACCCTTTGCAGGTAAGAGTGGGGGAGGACTTGCAGGGACTGGTGAAGATTTCGAGTACAGCAGCGATCCATTTTCTCCAAGAACAGAGTCCAAGTGA
- the LOC135615571 gene encoding leucine-rich repeat receptor protein kinase HPCA1-like isoform X1, with protein sequence MECGSCLHGVGLGCLVCLLILALGTLFTSADTLPNEASALVGVASNWQNIPSTWAGEDPCSSHWDGVKCSNSHIISITLSNLGISGILSEEIEGLPELVHLELSYNADLNGPIPYSIGNLVKLQNLILVGCGFSGNIPAELGRLSSLLVLSLNSNHLHGPIPGALGNLSSVHWLDITDNMISGSIPVSDGTNLGLDMLTNCQHFFSHFGKNNLSGPIPPSLFHSEMKLLHVILDNNRLSGSIPTTIGLIRTLEAVRLDGNELSGNVPPNLNNLTRLVDLRLSNNQLTGPLPNLTGIDGLTYLDMSNNSFDESEVPSWFSTSQSLTTIILEYLSISGQIPTSLFVSQLQTARLRNNRFNGTLDLSGQISSRLSLVDLQHNNIQKINTGNYLQELILVDNPYCEEGESGSKYCTIPQQSSDTMYSTSTPNCRNSLCPLDQDMDSHCCCSCPYRGTIYFLLQNFSDINNSSHYFSLGTSLYNGCLEYQVPVSSVSVLNPYMNNDRYLQIDLKFFPDRKVYFDESEVFLISSLFNNQKFTVPPEFGPYSFRGKQYIFQGTVTGSKSKKGPPVIGATVGVIVLLSAIICLLILHKKRKAKEAASRFQFSGMWNLSTSSSSIPQLTAPRIFSFEEIRKCTKNFSEENCIGSGAYGKVYRGVLADGQVVAVKRAQQGSAQGNQEFKTEIEMLSRVHHKNLVSLVGLCIDHNEKIVVYEYVPNGTLRESLSGKSGIRMDWKRRLRVAHCAASGLAYLHELANPPIIHRDIKSNNILLDHRLNAKVSDFGLSRTLFDDAKGHITTQVKGTVGYLDPEYYMTQQLTEKSDVYSFGVLLLELVTARKPLEEGQYVVRQVKDAIDKQKNLLNLDELLDPTIATVSALRGLENFIDLAMKCVEDESRDRPSMSEVVKEIENIMQVADVNSTAESGSISPPFAGKSGGGLAGTGEDFEYSSDPFSPRTESK encoded by the exons ATGGAGTGTGGTTCTTGTCTTCATGGTGTGGGACTGGGCTGTCTAGTTTGCTTACTGATCCTTGCGCTTGGGACTTTGTTCACTTCAGCAGATACACTTCCTAATGAAG CTTCTGCTCTGGTTGGTGTGGCTAGTAATTGGCAGAACATTCCAAGTACCTGGGCTGGTGAGGATCCTTGCAGCAGCCACTGGGATGGAGTCAAATGTTCAAATTCTCATATAATTTCAAT AACCTTATCAAACTTGGGCATAAGCGGGATTCTGTCTGAAGAAATTGAGGGTCTGCCAGAGTTGGTTCATTT GGAACTGTCGTATAATGCAGATTTGAATGGACCAATCCCCTATTCCATTGGGAATTTGGTGAAATTGCAAAATTT AATCCTTGTTGGTTGCGGATTTAGTGGCAACATTCCAGCAGAATTAGGAAGGCTATCGAGTCTATTGGTTTT ATCtctgaactccaaccatttacatgGACCAATTCCCGGAGCTCTTGGTAATTTGTCATCAGTGCACTGGCTGGATATTACTGATAATATGATTTCCGGATCGATCCCTGTCTCTGATGGCACAAATCTTGGTTTGGATATGTTAACTAACTGCCAGCACTT TTTCAGCCATTTTGGCAAGAACAACCTCTCTGGGCCAATTCCACCCAGTCTCTTCCATTCAGAAATGAAACTGCTACATGT GATTTTAGATAACAATCGTTTATCAGGAAGCATCCCAACAACAATCGGATTGATTAGAACTCTGGAAGCTGT GCGGCTTGACGGGAATGAACTCAGTGGAAATGTGCCTCCAAACCTCAACAACCTTACAAGATTGGTAGACCT GCGCCTGTCAAATAACCAACTTACTGGTCCCTTGCCAAATCTAACTGGAATAGATGGACTAACATATTT GGACATGAGTAACAACAGTTTTGACGAATCAGAAGTTCCATCCTGGTTTTCAACCTCTCAATCATTGACAACAAT AATCCTGGAGTACTTGTCTATTTCAGGGCAGATACCGACATCTCTATTTGTCTCACAATTGCAGACTGC GAGGCTTAGAAACAATCGCTTTAATGGCACTCTGGACCTCAGCGGCCAAATCAGCAGCCGGCTTTCACTTGTTGATTTGCAGCATAATAATATTCAGAAGATAAACACTGGAAATTACTTGCAAGAGCTAAT ACTTGTCGATAATCCATATTGTGAGGAAGGAGAATCAGGAAGCAAGTATTGCACAATTCCACAGCAATCCAGTGATACCATGTACTCCACCTCAACACCCAACTGCAGAAACAGTTTATGTCCTCTAGATCAAGATATGGACTCCCATTGCTGTTGTTCATGTCCATATAGGGGAACTATATATTTTCTGCTCCAAAATTTCTCTGACATTAATAATTCATCACACTACTTTTCTTTGGGAACTTCTTTATACAATGGATGTCTGGAATATCAAGTTCCTGTCAGCTCAGTTTCTGTCCTAAATCCTTACATGAACAATGACCGCTATCTTCAGATTGATTTGAAGTTCTTTCCAGATAGAAAAGTTTATTTTGATGAATCTGAGGTTTTCCTTATCTCATCTTTGTTCAACAATCAGAAGTTTACTGTTCCACCTGAATTCGGACCCTATTCTTTCAGAGGAAAACAATATATATTTCAAG GAACAGTAACTGGTTCAAAATCAAAAAAGGGTCCCCCTGTAATTGGTGCAACAGTTGGTGTAATTGTTCTTTTATCAGCAATAATATGTTTGCTCATTCTTCACAAGAAGAGAAAGGCTAAGGAGGCTGCCTCACGATTTCAATTTTCTG GAATGTGGAATCTCAGCACAAGTAGCAGTAGCATTCCACAGCTGACAGCGCCAAGAATTTTCTCATTTGAAGAGATAAGGAAATGCACCAAGAACTTCTCAGAAGAGAACTGTATCGGAAGTGGTGCTTATGGAAAG GTATACCGAGGAGTATTAGCTGATGGACAAGTTGTTGCCGTCAAAAGAGCTCAGCAGGGATCAGCACAAGGTAATCAGGAGTTCAAAACAGAGATTGAGATGCTGAGTAGGGTGCACCACAAAAACTTGGTCAGTCTTGTTGGTTTGTGCATCGACCACAATGAGAAAATAGTGGTGTATGAGTATGTTCCAAATGGCACTCTCAGGGAAAGCCTATCAG GTAAGTCTGGAATACGTATGGATTGGAAGAGGAGGCTTCGAGTTGCCCATTGTGCAGCCAGCGGTCTTGCCTATCTGCACGAGCTCGCAAACCCCCCCATCATTCACAGAGACATCAAGTCCAACAACATCCTTCTTGATCATCGTCTCAACGCAAAAGTCTCCGACTTTGGTCTCTCCAGAACATTGTTTGATGACGCTAAAGGCCACATTACTACGCAAGTCAAAGGCACAGTG GGTTACTTGGATCCCGAATACTACATGACGCAGCAGTTGACGGAGAAGAGCGACGTCTACAGCTTCGGCGTTCTACTGCTGGAGCTGGTGACTGCAAGAAAGCCATTAGAAGAAGGACAATACGTCGTGAGACAGGTGAAGGATGCTATAGACAAACAGAAGAATCTGTTGAATCTTGATGAGCTTCTCGATCCGACGATTGCTACTGTCAGTGCCTTACGTGGGTTGGAAAACTTCATCGACTTGGCAATGAAGTGCGTGGAGGATGAAAGCCGAGACCGGCCTTCGATGAGCGAGGTGGTGAAGGAAATCGAGAACATCATGCAGGTGGCGGACGTAAACTCCACTGCGGAGTCTGGATCGATTTCTCCACCCTTTGCAGGTAAGAGTGGGGGAGGACTTGCAGGGACTGGTGAAGATTTCGAGTACAGCAGCGATCCATTTTCTCCAAGAACAGAGTCCAAGTGA
- the LOC135615571 gene encoding leucine-rich repeat receptor protein kinase HPCA1-like isoform X3 encodes MECGSCLHGVGLGCLVCLLILALGTLFTSADTLPNEASALVGVASNWQNIPSTWAGEDPCSSHWDGVKCSNSHIISITLSNLGISGILSEEIEGLPELVHLELSYNADLNGPIPYSIGNLVKLQNLILVGCGFSGNIPAELGRLSSLLVLSLNSNHLHGPIPGALGNLSSVHWLDITDNMISGSIPVSDGTNLGLDMLTNCQHFFSHFGKNNLSGPIPPSLFHSEMKLLHVILDNNRLSGSIPTTIGLIRTLEAVRLDGNELSGNVPPNLNNLTRLVDLRLSNNQLTGPLPNLTGIDGLTYLDMSNNSFDESEVPSWFSTSQSLTTIILEYLSISGQIPTSLFVSQLQTARLRNNRFNGTLDLSGQISSRLSLVDLQHNNIQKINTGNYLQELILVDNPYCEEGESGSKYCTIPQQSSDTMYSTSTPNCRNSLCPLDQDMDSHCCCSCPYRGTIYFLLQNFSDINNSSHYFSLGTSLYNGCLEYQVPVSSVSVLNPYMNNDRYLQIDLKFFPDRKVYFDESEVFLISSLFNNQKFTVPPEFGPYSFRGKQYIFQGTVTGSKSKKGPPVIGATVGVIVLLSAIICLLILHKKRKAKEAASRFQFSGMWNLSTSSSSIPQLTAPRIFSFEEIRKCTKNFSEENCIGSGAYGKVYRGVLADGQVVAVKRAQQGSAQGNQEFKTEIEMLSRVHHKNLVSLVGLCIDHNEKIVVYEYVPNGTLRESLSGKSGIRMDWKRRLRVAHCAASGLAYLHELANPPIIHRDIKSNNILLDHRLNAKVSDFGLSRTLFDDAKGHITTQVKGTVGYLDPEYYMTQQLTEKSDVYSFGVLLLELVTARKPLEEGQYVVRQCLTWVGKLHRLGNEVRGG; translated from the exons ATGGAGTGTGGTTCTTGTCTTCATGGTGTGGGACTGGGCTGTCTAGTTTGCTTACTGATCCTTGCGCTTGGGACTTTGTTCACTTCAGCAGATACACTTCCTAATGAAG CTTCTGCTCTGGTTGGTGTGGCTAGTAATTGGCAGAACATTCCAAGTACCTGGGCTGGTGAGGATCCTTGCAGCAGCCACTGGGATGGAGTCAAATGTTCAAATTCTCATATAATTTCAAT AACCTTATCAAACTTGGGCATAAGCGGGATTCTGTCTGAAGAAATTGAGGGTCTGCCAGAGTTGGTTCATTT GGAACTGTCGTATAATGCAGATTTGAATGGACCAATCCCCTATTCCATTGGGAATTTGGTGAAATTGCAAAATTT AATCCTTGTTGGTTGCGGATTTAGTGGCAACATTCCAGCAGAATTAGGAAGGCTATCGAGTCTATTGGTTTT ATCtctgaactccaaccatttacatgGACCAATTCCCGGAGCTCTTGGTAATTTGTCATCAGTGCACTGGCTGGATATTACTGATAATATGATTTCCGGATCGATCCCTGTCTCTGATGGCACAAATCTTGGTTTGGATATGTTAACTAACTGCCAGCACTT TTTCAGCCATTTTGGCAAGAACAACCTCTCTGGGCCAATTCCACCCAGTCTCTTCCATTCAGAAATGAAACTGCTACATGT GATTTTAGATAACAATCGTTTATCAGGAAGCATCCCAACAACAATCGGATTGATTAGAACTCTGGAAGCTGT GCGGCTTGACGGGAATGAACTCAGTGGAAATGTGCCTCCAAACCTCAACAACCTTACAAGATTGGTAGACCT GCGCCTGTCAAATAACCAACTTACTGGTCCCTTGCCAAATCTAACTGGAATAGATGGACTAACATATTT GGACATGAGTAACAACAGTTTTGACGAATCAGAAGTTCCATCCTGGTTTTCAACCTCTCAATCATTGACAACAAT AATCCTGGAGTACTTGTCTATTTCAGGGCAGATACCGACATCTCTATTTGTCTCACAATTGCAGACTGC GAGGCTTAGAAACAATCGCTTTAATGGCACTCTGGACCTCAGCGGCCAAATCAGCAGCCGGCTTTCACTTGTTGATTTGCAGCATAATAATATTCAGAAGATAAACACTGGAAATTACTTGCAAGAGCTAAT ACTTGTCGATAATCCATATTGTGAGGAAGGAGAATCAGGAAGCAAGTATTGCACAATTCCACAGCAATCCAGTGATACCATGTACTCCACCTCAACACCCAACTGCAGAAACAGTTTATGTCCTCTAGATCAAGATATGGACTCCCATTGCTGTTGTTCATGTCCATATAGGGGAACTATATATTTTCTGCTCCAAAATTTCTCTGACATTAATAATTCATCACACTACTTTTCTTTGGGAACTTCTTTATACAATGGATGTCTGGAATATCAAGTTCCTGTCAGCTCAGTTTCTGTCCTAAATCCTTACATGAACAATGACCGCTATCTTCAGATTGATTTGAAGTTCTTTCCAGATAGAAAAGTTTATTTTGATGAATCTGAGGTTTTCCTTATCTCATCTTTGTTCAACAATCAGAAGTTTACTGTTCCACCTGAATTCGGACCCTATTCTTTCAGAGGAAAACAATATATATTTCAAG GAACAGTAACTGGTTCAAAATCAAAAAAGGGTCCCCCTGTAATTGGTGCAACAGTTGGTGTAATTGTTCTTTTATCAGCAATAATATGTTTGCTCATTCTTCACAAGAAGAGAAAGGCTAAGGAGGCTGCCTCACGATTTCAATTTTCTG GAATGTGGAATCTCAGCACAAGTAGCAGTAGCATTCCACAGCTGACAGCGCCAAGAATTTTCTCATTTGAAGAGATAAGGAAATGCACCAAGAACTTCTCAGAAGAGAACTGTATCGGAAGTGGTGCTTATGGAAAG GTATACCGAGGAGTATTAGCTGATGGACAAGTTGTTGCCGTCAAAAGAGCTCAGCAGGGATCAGCACAAGGTAATCAGGAGTTCAAAACAGAGATTGAGATGCTGAGTAGGGTGCACCACAAAAACTTGGTCAGTCTTGTTGGTTTGTGCATCGACCACAATGAGAAAATAGTGGTGTATGAGTATGTTCCAAATGGCACTCTCAGGGAAAGCCTATCAG GTAAGTCTGGAATACGTATGGATTGGAAGAGGAGGCTTCGAGTTGCCCATTGTGCAGCCAGCGGTCTTGCCTATCTGCACGAGCTCGCAAACCCCCCCATCATTCACAGAGACATCAAGTCCAACAACATCCTTCTTGATCATCGTCTCAACGCAAAAGTCTCCGACTTTGGTCTCTCCAGAACATTGTTTGATGACGCTAAAGGCCACATTACTACGCAAGTCAAAGGCACAGTG GGTTACTTGGATCCCGAATACTACATGACGCAGCAGTTGACGGAGAAGAGCGACGTCTACAGCTTCGGCGTTCTACTGCTGGAGCTGGTGACTGCAAGAAAGCCATTAGAAGAAGGACAATACGTCGTGAGACAG TGCCTTACGTGGGTTGGAAAACTTCATCGACTTGGCAATGAAGTGCGTGGAGGATGA